One Hydrogenobaculum sp. 3684 genomic window, GTATGCGGCTACGCTTGAATCGACGCCGCCACTCATACCAACGGCAATTCTCATATTTACTTGTAAAGCTTACTTAGTATGTATAAAAATTGTTCTTTTGTTTTGTACCCTTGATAAACTCTAAAATGCCCGTTTGGATATACAACAGCAAAAGCAGGGGTACCAAACAATCTAAACTTTCTAATAAACTTATTTCCACCGGAGTCGTCTACATTTACCGAAGAAAATACAAAGTGCTTGTTTATAAAATCCACTACGTCTGGCTTTTGTAACACGTATTGGTCAAAAAGATCACAGTACGTACAATCGTTTCCGTAAAAGTATAAAAGCACAGGTTTATGCTCTTTTTTTGATAGCTCTTTGGCTTGGTTGTAGTAATAAATATATAGCCCGTGCCATATAGTAGGGTTAGCGTTTGATACATTGCTTGTGGTGTCATCGGCAAATACCATAATACTAAAAGCCAAAAACGTTAAAAATATCCTAAAATACCTCATGTATATATGATAGCAGTTAAAAAGTAATCAAGTATAAGAATTAACATAGAAGAGATTACAACTGAGGATGTAGTAGCTCTACCAACACCTTGATTTCCACCGCTTGCCTTGAAACCAAAATAGTTGCTAACTATGGCAATTACTATACCATATGCAAAAGCTTTATACAATCCCCCGTATATATCGTAAAAATCTACAATTTCCTTTGTTTTATCCCAGTACATATGCCCGTTTATATGGAATATTATGGTACTTACGAGGTATCCACCAATTATGCCAGAGATGTCTGATAGTATTGTAAGAAGTGGTAAATCAACCATGCAAGCAAAAAGTATTGGGCTTGTAATATAAGCGTAAGGGTTTATAGCCAGTGTTTCAAGAGCGTCTATTTGTTCGGTAACTTTCATAGTGCCTATAGAAGCTGTGATGGCTGAGCCTACTCTTGCCACTACCATAAGAGAGGTTAATACAGGTCCAAGCTCTCTGCCCATAGAAAGAGCTACGAGTGCCCCAATGAGGTATTCGGAGTTAAACTTATGAAGTGTAGAATAAGTTTGTAGCGCCAAAACCCCACCGGTGAACATAGAGGTTATAACCACTACCGGCACAGTATCAGCTCCTATGTAAATTACTCTATCTACAAAGTGCCTTATTTTCGGCCTATCTTTAAAAATGTGCAAAAGCGCCGTTAGGAAAATATAAAAAGCCTCTCCTAAAGCGTTTATAAACTCTACCATGTTTACTTTTTCTCCACTTTGTTTATTATAAAGTAAACTATACCTATAAAAAGCATCAGTATACCAAGTATTAAAAGCTCAATACTTTTTTTTGGATACAAAGATATTATAAGTATTTTTCTTATAATGGCAGCTAAAGCTATGCCTGCAAACACTTTAAGAGACAGCGGAGCTCCTTTTAAATGTTTTAATTCTTCGTTTAAAAGCTCAGATATAGCGTACAAAATAAGCGTAGAACCAAGTATCTCAAGGGCTGTAGACTCTGGGGACACTCTACCAAGTACCAAGTTTACCAATTCGTACAGTATCCATCCACCACCCACTATAGCCAAAAAGCTCATTATGGTAACGATAAAAAGATCTATTGATCTTGAAACTCCTTGAATGCCTTTTATAAATATTTTTTGGATTTTAGAAGTACCTAAATAAGTTTTAAATTCTTCTTCTCTATAAGCTTCTGTGATAATATCGAGGTTTATATCGAGAATTTTATCTATAGACTT contains:
- a CDS encoding protoglobin domain-containing protein; translated protein: MRSIEEIKKHYNWNEEDEKHLKQMKNIAIKYKDDFVNKLYEYFNIFEDKDRYLKDEKIKERHKAHLQAWFLELFEGNLDHLYISKVQRIGTRHVQIGLPPHYLNSSMNFVREFIETLVIEKTADANEKTKILKSIDKILDINLDIITEAYREEEFKTYLGTSKIQKIFIKGIQGVSRSIDLFIVTIMSFLAIVGGGWILYELVNLVLGRVSPESTALEILGSTLILYAISELLNEELKHLKGAPLSLKVFAGIALAAIIRKILIISLYPKKSIELLILGILMLFIGIVYFIINKVEKK
- a CDS encoding thioredoxin family protein — its product is MRYFRIFLTFLAFSIMVFADDTTSNVSNANPTIWHGLYIYYYNQAKELSKKEHKPVLLYFYGNDCTYCDLFDQYVLQKPDVVDFINKHFVFSSVNVDDSGGNKFIRKFRLFGTPAFAVVYPNGHFRVYQGYKTKEQFLYILSKLYK
- a CDS encoding ABC transporter permease; this encodes MVEFINALGEAFYIFLTALLHIFKDRPKIRHFVDRVIYIGADTVPVVVITSMFTGGVLALQTYSTLHKFNSEYLIGALVALSMGRELGPVLTSLMVVARVGSAITASIGTMKVTEQIDALETLAINPYAYITSPILFACMVDLPLLTILSDISGIIGGYLVSTIIFHINGHMYWDKTKEIVDFYDIYGGLYKAFAYGIVIAIVSNYFGFKASGGNQGVGRATTSSVVISSMLILILDYFLTAIIYT